The stretch of DNA ACCTGCTAGCCCTTGAAGGCCGCCTTCACGAACTCGCGCCGCATGCGGGCGATGTTCTGGATCGAGATCTCCTTCGGGCACACGGCCTCGCACTCGCCGTGGTTCGAGCAGTCGCCGAAGCCCTCGCTGTCCATCTGCTCGACCATGCGCAGCGCGCGGCGCGTCCGCTCGGCGTCGCCCTGGGGCAGCCAGCTGAACTGGCTGATCTTGGCGCTGACGAAGAGCGAGGCCGACCCGTTGGGGCAGGCCGCCACGCAGGCGCCGCAGCCGATGCAGGTCGCCGCGTCCATGGCGTTGTCCGCGTCCGACTTCGGGATCAGCTGCGCGTTGCCGTCCGGGGCGGAGCCCACGTTCGTGCTCACGTAGCCGCCCTTGGCCTGGATCCGGTCGAAGGCCGAACGGTCGACGACCAGGTCCTTGATGATCGGGAACGCCGACGCCCGGAACGGCTCGACCGTGATGGTGTCGCCGTCCTTGTAGGAACGCATGCGGATCTCGCAGGTGGTGCAGCCGGCGTGCGTGCCGTGGGCCACGCCGTCGACCACCATGCCGCAGGTGCCGCAGATGCCCTCGCGGCAGTCGTTGTCGAACTCGATCGCCTCTTCGCCCTTCTTCACCAGCTGCTCGTTCAGGATGTCGAGCATCTCGAGGAAGGACATCTCGGCGGCCACGTTCTCGACGGTGTAGTCGTGGAACTTGCCGTCCTTGGCGCCACGGGCCTGGCGCCAGATCTTCAGATGAATGGTCATGCCTTTGTTCGCCATGATCTGCCTTCCTCTATTTGTAGCTGCGGGTCTTGACTTCGATGTTCTCGTAGCTCAGGTCTTCCTTGTGCATCACAGGCTCCTGGCCTTCGCCCTGGTGCTCCCAGGCCGAGACGAACATGAAGTTCTCGTCGTCCCGCTTCGCTTCGCCGGTCTCGGACTGGTGCTCCTCGCGGAAGTGGCCGCCGCACGATTCCTCGCGCATCAGCGCGTCGCGCGCCATCAGCTCGCCCAGTTCCAGGTAGTCGCCCAGCCGGTTGGCCTGCTCCAGTTGCTTGTTCAGGTCGTCGGCCGAACCGGTCAGGGCCAGGTCCTGCCAGAAGGCCTTCTGCAGCTCCTTGATCTTCCCGATGGCCTCGTTCAGGCCGTCCTTGTTGCGCGCCATGCCGACCTTGTCCCACATGATGCGGCCGAGGTCCCAGTGGATGTCGCGCACCGTCCGGCTGCCCTTGATGTTCAGCAGGCGGTCGTAGTGGCTGCGGACGTCGTTCTCGACGGCCTTGAACTCCTCGGTCTCGGTCGTGACGGCCTTGAGGTCGGCGCCCGCGAGGTAGCTGGCCACGACCCGCGGCACCACGAAGTAGCCGTCGGCCAGGCCCTGCATCAGGGCGCTGGCGCCGAGACGGTTGGCGCCGTGGTCGGAGAAGTTGGCCTCGCCG from bacterium encodes:
- a CDS encoding succinate dehydrogenase/fumarate reductase iron-sulfur subunit produces the protein MTIHLKIWRQARGAKDGKFHDYTVENVAAEMSFLEMLDILNEQLVKKGEEAIEFDNDCREGICGTCGMVVDGVAHGTHAGCTTCEIRMRSYKDGDTITVEPFRASAFPIIKDLVVDRSAFDRIQAKGGYVSTNVGSAPDGNAQLIPKSDADNAMDAATCIGCGACVAACPNGSASLFVSAKISQFSWLPQGDAERTRRALRMVEQMDSEGFGDCSNHGECEAVCPKEISIQNIARMRREFVKAAFKG